Proteins encoded together in one Asterias rubens chromosome 4, eAstRub1.3, whole genome shotgun sequence window:
- the LOC117289298 gene encoding katanin p80 WD40 repeat-containing subunit B1-like encodes MTTKRSWKLQEFVAHGANVNCLALGQQSGRVMVTGGDDKKVNMWAVGKPNCIMSLSGHTTPVECVRFNSHEELVAAGSQSGSLKIWDLEAAKSIRTLTGHKGNTRSLDFHPYGDFVASGSVDLNIKLWDIRRKGCIFTYKGHTGPITCIRFSPDGRWIASTSEDGLVKLWDLTSGKLLHDFKQHTASVNHVEFHPNEFLLATASSDKTVKFWDLETFGLVSSTQPGASDVRNIVFHSEGSYLYSGSQDMLHAYGWEPVCLYDTFSMGWGRVADMAVASSQLIGASFNQTNVSIHVVNLTKVNRARGVPVEQLQPTGPTTNAGQPVPTTPLSASGRRSFVTERPATTSTKQREPAMKSEPQRESPTQDENKEEDSPSSADIKDPENYDQIFHPKKRISRSPTRDEPFPAPLDDQQPASTRPPPTQSKEPRQAQAQSPPRQQPVSVPEPAAPQRKPDIAPQRVADTRPTRAAEAPPQSIVPSDRKAPAELDMNAFLPQNMRGAGGDMKIKEQQQTEGEALESLMRGHDSMCAVLTSRNRNLDVVKAIWTAGDVRTAVESAVNMRDQAIIVDLINIMLMKKSLWSLDLCVVLLPKIKDLMTSKYENYVQCGCAAVKLILKSFTTLIKSNVKTPPSGVDISREERYKKCSKCYGYLLAVRTVVEDRQHTAGKMGSTFRELQLLLAQLD; translated from the exons ATGACGACGAAACGGTCATGGAAACTTC AGGAGTTTGTCGCCCATGGTGCCAATGTGAATTGTCTGGCATTGGGCCAACAGAGTGGGCGTGTTATGGTGACAGGTGGAGATGATAAAAAAGTCAACATGTGGGCAGTGGGTAAGCCCAACTGTATCATG agtCTTTCTGGCCATACTACCCCAGTGGAGTGTGTCCGATTCAACAGCCATGAGGAACTGGTTGCAGCCGGTTCCCAATCCGGTTCACTCAAGATTTGGGATCTTGAGGCTGCAAAGA GTATTAGGACTCTGACTGGTCACAAGGGAAACACTAGAAGTCTAGACTTTCATCCCTATGGAGACTTTGTCGCTTCTGGTTCCGTCGACTTAAATATCAAA CTTTGGGACATCAGACGGAAAGGTTGCATCTTCACATACAAAGGTCACACTGGTCCAATCACCTGTATTCGCTTTAGTCCAGATGGGAGATGGATCGCATCAACGTCAGAGGATGGCTTAGTCAAG TTATGGGACCTGACATCAGGGAAGCTACTTCATGATTTTAAACAGCATACAGCATCAGTCAACCATGTTGAGTTCCATCCTAACGAGTTCCTCCTGGCAACAGCAAGCTCAGACAA GACGGTTAAATTCTGGGATTTAGAGACGTTTGGCCTGGTTTCCTCCACACAACCCGGTGCATCCGATGTGAG GAACATTGTCTTTCATTCAGAGGGTTCGTATCTCTACAGTGGCAGTCAGGACATGCTGCACGCATACGGCTGGGAACCGGTCTGCCTATATGATACATTCTCTATGGGTTGGGGGAGGGTCGCTGACATGGCAGTGGCTTCCTCACAGCTTATTGGCGCTTCATTCAACCAAACCAACGTCTCTATTCACGTCGTTAATCTTACT AAAGTTAATCGAGCAAGGGGAGTCCCTGTGGAGCAGTTACAACCCACAGGGCCGACGACCAATGCAGGTCAACCCGTACCAACCACACCATTATCAGCGAGTGGAAGGAGAAGCTTTGTTACTGAGAGACCAGCCACTACATCAACAAAACAGAG AGAACCTGCGATGAAATCAGAGCCCCAGAGGGAATCGCCGACCcaagatgaaaacaaagaagAGGATTCACCGTCATCAGCAGACATCAAGGACCCAGAGAATTACGATCAAATATTCCACCCCAAGAAGAGAATCT CACGATCCCCAACAAGGGATGAACCATTTCCAGCCCCCCTGGATGACCAGCAGCCTGCCTCAACACGCCCACCACCCACACAATCCAAAGAACCTCGCCAAGCACAAGCACAGAGTCCACCGAGACAACAGCCCGTGTCCGTACCAGAGCCCGCAGCCCCACAACGCAAGCCTGACATCGCCCCGCAGAGAGTGGCTGATACCAGGCCAACAAGGGCGGCAGAGGCGCCACCACAGTCCATCGTGCCCTCAGACAGGAAGGCACCTGCTGAGCTGGATATGAATGCATTCCTACCG CAAAACATGAGGGGGGCTGGAGGTGACATGAAGATCAAGGAGCAGCAGCAGACTGAAGGTGAGGCGTTGGAATCGTTAATGCGCGGGCACGATTCAATGTGTGCTGTGCTCACGAGTAGGAACAGGAATCTAGATGTAGTCAAGGCTATATGGACAGCTGGAGATGTTAGG ACTGCGGTAGAATCTGCTGTTAATATGAGGGACCAAGCTATCATCGTAGACTTGATAAACATCATGTTAATGAAGAA GTCACTATGGTCACTCGACTTGTGTGTGGTACTTTTACCCAAAATAAAGGACTTGATGACCAGCAAATATGAAAA CTATGTACAATGTGGATGCGCTGCAGTCAAGTTGATCTTAAAGAGCTTCACCACTCTCATCAAGTCCAATGTGAAGACGCCGCCATCGGGTGTagatatttcaagagaagaaaG GTACAAGAAGTGTAGCAAGTGTTACGGCTACCTACTGGCTGTCAGAACGGTGGTTGAGGACAGACAGCACACAGCAGGCAAAATGGGTAGCACTTTCCGTGAGCTTCAGCTCCTACTGGCCCAGCTCgactaa